The DNA sequence CCACACTGCCGTCCTCTTTCGGCTGCCAGTTGATGATGTCATACTTGGCAGTAACGTCCCCTTTCTCGTTGAAATACACCTCCTCCCCTTCCTTTGTCTTGAAACGCACATTTTTTATGTGCTCGAGAATCTAAGGAGACATaacaataacagtaataatattaACATAGCAGGAATGTTCACAACCCAGCTTTTTTTTGTAGTTTGAACTGAAATGTCTGACATATGAAAATCTGAGTTCCTAATGTGTGCTTATCAACTCACTGTCTGTGGATCAGGCTGTGTCTTGTTGCCACACGTCTCCCCACAGCCCCAAACATTATGGAGGGCATGGGCCACAGCCAGAACACCTTTATAGACATTATTAAAGATAGCCATTAGAGACAGATCAGTGAAGATGTTCTGCAACCCAGACAGATTCTCCCTGCCTGTACACTCTCGCTGAGACTGACCCGTCTCGGACTCTGAGCTCTCACCCTGCCTGAAGCGACAGTCAAACAGAGCCTCCCAGAACTCAGTGAACATGCTGCTGTCAATGCCGGCAGAGTTAAGCGGCCTCACGTCCAGGATGAACTCTCCCAGCCCTGTGACATGGGCTTTGGCGATGGACAGGCCTATGGCTCCGTTTAGGACGTGGTGGGCATCCACCCTGGCGATGTAGGAGTCAATGATCCATCCCTCGGAGCCCACCCACTGGTAGCCTGTCAGATTGTGGAGGGCAAATTGCCTCACCAGCAAGTCTAGGtccaggaaggagaggaaggcaaCAATGACCTTGGATTTGGACGTCTTGATGCTCTCTATGACCCTCTGCAGCTTCTCCTCAGGGTCTGTCCTGAAGAAGGCCACAGAGTACTCCAGACAGATCCCCAGCTGCTCTGCCGTCTCAATGAACGTGGCCATGCCGTTATTTCCATAGTCGTCGTTGGTTCGGATGGCGCCCACCCAAGTCCATCCAAAGTGCTTGACCAGCTGGGCCAGGGCTCTGCTCTGGTAGCGGTCACTGGGGATGGTTCTGAAGAAGGAGGGGTACTTGACTTTATCACTCAGACACCCACATGTGGCAAAGTGGCTGATCTGAAGAAATAAATTGTACAGGAGTCACAATAGACAACCAATTAGGACATACAACTATCTATCAACAGTATAAGAATAGACAACACATCCAAATACTACTATTTAGGGGGGAAAGCATTTTTCTAAAAGTTTTTAATGATAATAACCAATGAGCATGTTTTGAGTTAATGTATAGAACACCTTAATTCACTGATACCCTCTTGACCCCTAACCCTGCCCTCTGCCTACCATCGGGATGTGGAAGGGACCGAGGACGGTAGCAGTGGCCATGCTGGGTGAGGAGGAGTCCTCCCCCATGATGGCCTGAACCTGGGCTGGTCTGGAGCAACCTGAACCCTCTGTGGCTGTCTCCTGGTTCCCGTTAGCCAGCGCCAGGGCCACCCTCACCCCTCTGGCTATGGAGCCACATGAGTCATAGATCTTATAGCCTAGAGAGACACCGGGCAACAGGGATGTGCTGTTGTTGATCTCCTCTATGGCAAACAGCATAGCCTGGGTAAACTGGAACGCTCTGAAATTCAGACTGGTTCCAACACGACAGTTAATGTCAGGGGGGTTTGGGGTTCAAATGTTCCCTGACTAAAAATGCACAATATtttctaaaaaaaatattttgtaagAAATTATTCTAGAGATACATTATTGAAACCGATAATTGTTGATAGCCATAGTAAAAAAATAAGGAATTAGCTGTTTTCTTaatatgtatggtgttcttaaaACTTACCCATAGTATTTTCCCTGATTTTCAATATTATGCCAACCTTATTCCTGCCAGTAGTTTACCTGGTGCACTGCAGAGGTGGTGGGCTCTGTGTGTAGTTCAGCTCTCTGTTCTGCCAGCTGCTGTGGAATGAGAAGATGCCTCCCAGAATGATGTCTCCGTCCTTGGCCAGCTGTGGGTACTCTGGACCTCCTCTCCGCCTGCACATCACCAGGCCCTCTGGCTCTGCCTTGGATAGAGCAGCCACCAGAACCAGCTGTAGCATCGCCCAGCCCTGCTCTGGCCACCTATGTGTGGACAGCATACCTGACACTGCTAGGCTTCTGTAGTATGCTAGGCTGGCATTACAGGTGCCCAACAAAGGGATGGCAGTGCTGAAACTGATATTTATACGGTGTCACACTCCACCAGGGAACGAGCACCATTGGGCATCAGTGAGGGAGGTGCTGCATTGTGTCATGATAACAACAATGTATTGATTACCGGAAAATTACTGGCATGTTTAGTGTGGAgatgttttaagaaggtcataccaaggatcattttgctatttgattttgaattttaagaccccttgaagtatcaaaaAAATTCCCCCCCaaatatttgatgaaacattgaatttggccttactgctagtagcccatacaaatgcattgaataacatattcactacatggaacaatagatagtccccccccaaaaaatctaaaggaaTTTTATTCTTAAGTGTCTTATATCTGACAGATATGAGAAAAATCAGGAAATGTAACAATATATTTTTCACACTTAACGGTCTccatgtaacgtaacaaaatgtggaaaaagtcaaggggtttgaatactttccgaatgcattgaattaaagtattcagaccccttgaatttttccacatgttgttacgttacagcctaattctaaaatggattaaatcgttttttcccccctcatcaatctacacaatacaaTATCGACAAAGCAAAAAAGGAAACATTTTTGTGTTGTTGAAATTTCTTTCAAAAAAATGataataatatcacatttacataagtattcagaccctttactcggtactttggcagtgattacagccttgagtcctcttgggtatgaggctacacgcttggtacacctgtatttggggagtttatcccattcttctctcatgctctgtcagattggatggggagcattgcagcacaggtattttcagagatgttcgattgtgttcaagtcctggctctggttagggcattcaaggacattcagaggcttgtcccgaagccactcctgcgttgtattggctgtgtgcttagggttgttgtcctgttggaaggtgaacctttgccccagtctggagtcctgagtgctctggccaggtttacatcaaggatctttctgtactttgctctgttcatctttccctcagtcgtgactagtctcccagtccctgccgctgaaaaacatccccacagcatgatgctgccaccaccatgcttcactgtagggatggtgccaggtttcctcttcGACATGAGTCTGACACTTGGctttcaggtcaaagagttcaatcttggtttcatcagaccagagaatgttgtttctcatggtctgaaagtcctttatgtgccttttggcaaactccaagtgggctgtgatgtgcctttaactgaagagtggcttccgtctgtcaactctaccataaaggcctgattggtggagtgctgcagagatgattgtccttctggaaggttcaccaatctccacagaggaactctggagctctgtcatagtgaccatcaggttcttagtcacctctctgaccaagtcccttctcccacgattgctcagtttggccaggaggccagctctaggaagagtcttggtcgttcaaaacttcttcaatttaagaatgatggaggtcactgtgttattggagaccttcaatgctgcagaaatgttttggtgcccttccccatatccgtgcctcgacacaatcctgtctcagagctctatgtaTAAtgccttcgacttcatggcttggtttttgttatgattttttaaatatttttttatttttttactcacctttatttaacttatttGGGACTGgggacagtattgagtagcttggatgaataaggtgcccagagtaaactgcctgctactcaggcccagttgctaatatatgcatattattatgcatgaaactctgacgtttctaaaactgcttgaatgatgtctgtcagtataacagaactcatacggcaggcaaaaacctgagaaaaaatccaaccaggaagtggtaaatatgaggtttgtagtttttcaagtcattgcctatcgaatataccgTGTCTATGGGGTGATATGTTGCACTTCCAAAGGCTTCCACtacatgtcaacagtctttagaaccttgtttgatgcttctactgtgaaggagggggaaataagagctgattgagtcaggtcactgccagagtgccatgagctgatcatgCGCGCTCATGTgggagcgacctgcgttccatcacatttctacagacaaaaggaattctccagtggcaacattattgaagatttatgttaaaaacatcctaaatattgattctgtacatcgtttgacatgtttctacgaactgtaatatgacttttcgtctgaactttcgcctggacttgcccgagCCTTGTGAGTTTGAATTGTGTACTAaacacgcaaacaaaaaggagatatttggacataaattactttttcaaacaaatcaaacatttattgtggaactgggattcctgggagtgcattctgatgaagatcatcaaaggtaagtgaatatttataatgctatttctgacttctgttgactccacaacatggcggatatctgtatggcttgttttgttgtctgagtgccgtactcagattattgcatggtgtgctttttcggtaaagcttttttgaaatcagacacagaggttgcattaaggagatgtTTATCTAAacttccatgcataacacttgtattttcatcaacatttataatgagtatttctgtaaattgatctggctctctgcaaaatcaccggatgttttggaaacaaaacattactgaacgtaacgcgccaatgtaaactgagatttttggatataaatatgaactttatcaaacaaaacatacatgtattgtgtaacatgaagtcctatgagtgtcatctgatgaagagcatcaaaggttagtgattaatttattctctatttgtgctttttgtgactcctctctttggctggaaaaatggctgtgtttttctgtgactaggtagtgacctaacataattgcttGCCATGCtgtcgtcgtaaagcctttttgaaattggataCTGTGGCTGGATTGACAAtgagtttatctttaaaatggtttaaaatacttctatgtttgaggacttttaattatgggatttctgttgttttgaatttggcgccctgcaatttcactggctgttggcgaggtgggacactACCATCCCACAAATCCCTGAGAGGTttatttaacttctctagggtagggggcagcattcggaattttggatgaaaagcatgcccaaattaaacggcctgctactcgggcccagaagatgtGATATGCATATAGACaacactctacagtttccaaaactgttataatagtgcctgtgagtataacagaactgatttagcaggcaaaaacctgagaaaaatccattcaggaagtatttttttttgtgggttttgtagttttctattcaatgccattacagtatccattgacttaggactccatttgcagttcctatgtattccactagatgtcaacagtctttagtaatcgtttcaggcttgtattcttataaatgagtgaataagaccagtctgaacgagtggaccctcaccgtgtcgcagagctttttcatgcgcatgtttaccttttatattgaacacgttattgtctggttgaaatattatagataatataggctaaaaaacaacctgaggatttaaTATAAACATTGATTTACATGTTtaatgaactttacggatacaatttcgatttttttgtctgattgttttgactgcgtttgagcctgtggattactgaagaaaacgcgctaacaaaacggaggttttggatataaagagacttcatcaaacaaaaggaacatttattgagtaaattgatgtcttctgattgccaccatatgaagatcatcaaag is a window from the Oncorhynchus tshawytscha isolate Ot180627B linkage group LG14, Otsh_v2.0, whole genome shotgun sequence genome containing:
- the LOC112267490 gene encoding extracellular calcium-sensing receptor, which translates into the protein MCRRRGGPEYPQLAKDGDIILGGIFSFHSSWQNRELNYTQSPPPLQCTSLNFRAFQFTQAMLFAIEEINNSTSLLPGVSLGYKIYDSCGSIARGVRVALALANGNQETATEGSGCSRPAQVQAIMGEDSSSPSMATATVLGPFHIPMISHFATCGCLSDKVKYPSFFRTIPSDRYQSRALAQLVKHFGWTWVGAIRTNDDYGNNGMATFIETAEQLGICLEYSVAFFRTDPEEKLQRVIESIKTSKSKVIVAFLSFLDLDLLVRQFALHNLTGYQWVGSEGWIIDSYIARVDAHHVLNGAIGLSIAKAHVTGLGEFILDVRPLNSAGIDSSMFTEFWEALFDCRFRQGESSESETGQSQRECTGRENLSGLQNIFTDLSLMAIFNNVYKGVLAVAHALHNVWGCGETCGNKTQPDPQTILEHIKNVRFKTKEGEEVYFNEKGDVTAKYDIINWQPKEDGSVEFVTVGLYDASLPADRQLTINNSSLVWTQNAKLVPVSVCSDSCPPGTRKAVQKGRPVCCYDCIQCAEGEISNNTDSVTCDQCHPEFWTNKKRDMCEKKEIEFLSYEEIMGVLLTAVSLLGTCLTSIVAFIFFRYKKTPIVRANNSELSFLLLFSLALCFLCSLTFIGRPSEWSCMLRHTAFGITFVLCISCVLGKTIVVLMAFRATLPASNVMKWFGPPQQRLTVVSFTFVQALICTLWLVLSPPFPIKNLTTYKEKIILECDVGSAIGFWAVLGYIGLLSLLCFVLAFLARKLPDNFNEAKFITFSMLIFCAVWITFIPAYVSSPGKFTVAVEIFAILSSSFGLLFCIFAPKCYIILMKPEKNTKKLMMGKISTKSA